The Buchnera aphidicola (Sitobion avenae) genome contains a region encoding:
- the apaH gene encoding bis(5'-nucleosyl)-tetraphosphatase (symmetrical) ApaH, whose product MSTYFISDIHGCYKELKILLEKSCFNDQKDYLWIAGDLVSRGPDSLSVLRYLYSLKNRVQIVLGNHDINLIAVYSGIKKNKKENYFDEFLVSSDSLKLINWLRRQSILKIDEKRKIIMSHAGISPQWDINTAKVCALEIEDCLSNINYSLFLKSMYNNSINFWTLDLNQLDRLRYSINSFTRMRYCYPDGRLNMFCKKSPNFVQYPLRPWFLMPSNISKIYSIFFGHWSSLKGSYIPKPFFSLDSGCCWGGELTMLRWEDKKWFSQPFLSK is encoded by the coding sequence ATGAGTACTTATTTTATAAGTGATATACATGGTTGTTATAAAGAGTTGAAAATCCTTTTAGAAAAATCATGCTTTAATGATCAAAAAGATTATTTATGGATCGCTGGTGATTTAGTATCTAGAGGTCCTGATTCACTTAGTGTGTTAAGATATCTTTATTCATTAAAAAATAGAGTTCAAATAGTTCTAGGAAATCATGATATAAATTTAATTGCAGTATATTCTGGTATAAAAAAAAATAAAAAAGAAAACTACTTTGATGAATTTCTCGTTTCGTCAGATAGTTTAAAACTGATAAATTGGCTTCGTCGTCAATCTATTTTAAAAATTGACGAAAAACGAAAAATTATTATGTCTCATGCAGGAATTAGCCCACAATGGGATATTAATACAGCTAAAGTTTGTGCACTAGAAATTGAAGATTGTTTATCTAATATAAATTATTCTTTATTTTTAAAATCTATGTATAATAATAGTATAAATTTCTGGACATTAGATTTAAATCAATTAGATAGATTACGATATTCTATAAATTCTTTCACAAGAATGAGATATTGTTATCCAGATGGTAGATTAAATATGTTTTGTAAAAAATCACCGAATTTTGTTCAATATCCTTTGCGCCCATGGTTTTTAATGCCATCGAATATTTCAAAAATTTATTCTATTTTTTTTGGACACTGGTCTTCTTTAAAAGGAAGTTATATACCTAAACCTTTTTTTTCATTAGATTCTGGTTGCTGTTGGGGAGGAGAATTAACTATGTTGCGATGGGAAGATAAAAAATGGTTTTCACAACCTTTTTTATCAAAATAA
- the carB gene encoding carbamoyl-phosphate synthase large subunit, protein MPKSTDIKSILILGAGPIIIGQACEFDYSGAQACKALKEEGYKIILVNSNPATIMTDPCMADATYIEPIHWEVIEKIIQKEKPDALLPTMGGQTALNCALELDDKGILDAYGIKIIGATVDAIKKAENRKLFEYSMRKLNLETAKCGIAHNIQEAFLVLKSVGFPCIIRPSFTMGGHGGGIAYNHEEFEEICERGLKLSPSTELLIDESLIGWKEYEMEVVRDKNDNCIIVCSIENLDPMGIHTGDSITVAPAQTLTDKEYQLMRNASMSILREIGVETGGSNVQFAINPKNGRMIVIEMNPRVSRSSALASKATGFPIAKIAAKLAVGYTLDELANDITGMNTTASFEPSIDYIVTKIPRFNFEKFPGCDDRLTTQMKSVGEVMAIGRTFQESIQKAIRGLEIGVSGFDSKISCLDPDYLIKIRYELKDAGSERIWYIGDAFRAGMSVNDVFDLTLIDPWFLTQIEEIILLEQKIIKTGFIGLKYDFFYFIKRKGFSDQRIAMLTQKNESEIRKLRYKLNLHPVYKRIDTCSAEFSTETAYMYSTWEDECESHPNKNHKKIIILGGGPNRIGQGIEFDYCCVHAAQALREDGFEAIMINCNPETVSTDYDISDRLYFEPITLENVLEIVRIEKPKGIIIQYGGQTPLKLARQFEKEGVPIIGTSPDAIDRAEDRHRFQKTVSKLKLQQPLNATVLTLDEAYKKAQIIGYPIMVRPSYVLGGRAMEIVYEPYGLENYFKTTLKIKNTTPILLDQYLDYATEVDVDAVCDGETVLIGGIMEHIEQAGVHSGDSACSLPAYTLTNKVQNEIRKQVTKLAFELSVRGLMNVQFAIKKNKIYIIEVNPRAARTVPFVSKATGLALAKISVRVMCGKTLLEQGFIKEIVPPYFSVKEAVLPFDKFQGVDPILGPEMRSTGEVMGIGKNFSEAFSKAMLGAHTNMKKSGRILLSVRNEDKNKIINLAVKLQKLGFEIDATKGTSRALKKSGILSRLVNKVHEGRPHIQDRLKNGEYAYIVNTTSCNQGVKDSKLICRSALQYKVHYDTTVNGAFATVMALNENPKKNVQSLQEIHEKIK, encoded by the coding sequence ATGCCTAAATCTACTGATATAAAATCAATCTTAATTCTCGGTGCAGGTCCAATAATAATTGGACAAGCATGTGAATTTGACTATTCAGGCGCACAGGCTTGTAAAGCCTTAAAAGAAGAAGGTTATAAAATAATCCTTGTAAATTCTAATCCTGCAACCATCATGACAGATCCTTGCATGGCTGATGCTACATATATTGAACCAATTCATTGGGAAGTAATAGAAAAAATTATTCAAAAAGAAAAACCAGATGCACTACTTCCAACGATGGGAGGTCAAACAGCGTTAAACTGTGCTTTAGAATTAGATGATAAAGGCATCTTAGATGCCTATGGTATCAAAATAATAGGCGCAACAGTTGATGCAATTAAAAAAGCTGAAAATAGAAAACTATTTGAATATTCGATGAGAAAATTAAATTTAGAAACTGCAAAATGTGGTATTGCACATAATATTCAAGAAGCTTTTTTAGTTTTAAAAAGTGTAGGTTTTCCATGTATTATTCGCCCTTCTTTTACTATGGGTGGACATGGAGGAGGAATTGCTTATAATCATGAAGAATTTGAAGAAATATGTGAAAGAGGGCTTAAGTTATCTCCCAGCACAGAACTTTTAATCGATGAATCACTTATTGGTTGGAAAGAATATGAAATGGAAGTTGTACGAGATAAAAATGATAATTGTATTATAGTTTGTTCAATTGAAAATTTAGATCCTATGGGTATTCATACAGGAGATTCAATTACTGTTGCACCCGCACAAACTCTTACTGATAAAGAATATCAATTAATGAGAAATGCATCTATGTCAATTTTAAGAGAAATAGGTGTAGAAACAGGTGGATCTAATGTACAATTTGCAATTAATCCAAAAAACGGTCGAATGATTGTCATTGAAATGAATCCTAGAGTATCTCGTTCTTCTGCTTTAGCATCTAAAGCTACAGGATTCCCTATTGCAAAAATTGCAGCTAAATTAGCTGTTGGATATACGTTAGATGAACTTGCAAATGATATTACAGGGATGAATACTACAGCATCATTTGAACCGTCAATAGATTATATAGTAACTAAAATTCCTAGATTTAATTTTGAAAAATTTCCAGGATGTGATGATAGGCTGACTACACAAATGAAATCTGTTGGAGAAGTAATGGCAATAGGTCGTACTTTCCAAGAATCTATACAAAAAGCAATTCGTGGCTTAGAGATAGGTGTTAGTGGCTTTGATTCTAAAATATCTTGTCTTGATCCAGATTATTTAATTAAAATTAGATATGAATTAAAAGATGCTGGTTCTGAACGTATCTGGTATATAGGTGATGCATTTCGAGCTGGCATGTCTGTAAATGATGTATTTGATTTAACATTAATTGATCCCTGGTTTCTTACTCAAATTGAAGAAATTATTCTTTTAGAACAAAAAATTATAAAAACAGGATTTATTGGATTAAAATATGACTTCTTTTATTTTATTAAAAGGAAAGGTTTTTCTGATCAACGCATTGCAATGCTTACTCAAAAAAATGAAAGTGAAATAAGAAAATTACGTTATAAATTAAATTTGCATCCTGTTTATAAAAGAATTGATACTTGTTCAGCTGAATTTTCAACTGAAACAGCATACATGTATTCAACATGGGAAGACGAATGTGAATCACATCCAAATAAAAATCATAAAAAAATTATAATATTAGGTGGTGGTCCTAATAGAATAGGACAAGGTATAGAATTTGACTATTGCTGTGTACATGCTGCTCAGGCTTTAAGAGAAGATGGTTTTGAAGCAATTATGATAAACTGCAATCCAGAAACAGTATCTACTGATTACGATATTTCAGATAGGTTGTATTTTGAACCAATCACATTAGAAAACGTTTTAGAAATAGTCAGAATAGAAAAACCTAAGGGAATTATTATTCAATATGGAGGCCAAACTCCTTTAAAATTAGCACGTCAATTTGAAAAAGAAGGTGTTCCTATAATAGGAACAAGTCCAGATGCTATTGATAGAGCAGAAGATCGTCATCGTTTTCAAAAAACTGTTTCTAAATTAAAATTACAACAACCTTTGAATGCCACTGTCTTAACTTTAGATGAAGCATATAAAAAAGCTCAAATAATTGGATATCCGATTATGGTACGACCGTCTTATGTTTTAGGTGGTAGAGCTATGGAAATTGTCTATGAACCATATGGTTTAGAAAATTATTTTAAAACAACATTAAAAATAAAAAACACAACACCTATTTTATTAGATCAATATTTAGATTATGCCACAGAAGTAGATGTAGATGCTGTATGCGATGGAGAAACAGTGTTAATAGGAGGGATTATGGAACATATTGAGCAAGCTGGAGTTCATTCTGGTGATTCTGCATGTTCATTACCCGCATACACTTTAACGAACAAAGTTCAAAATGAAATCAGAAAACAAGTCACAAAACTAGCCTTTGAATTATCTGTTAGGGGTCTAATGAATGTGCAATTTGCTATTAAGAAAAATAAAATCTACATTATTGAAGTCAATCCAAGAGCGGCACGAACAGTTCCTTTTGTTTCCAAAGCAACAGGTCTCGCATTAGCAAAAATTTCTGTTCGAGTAATGTGCGGAAAAACATTATTAGAACAAGGTTTTATCAAAGAAATAGTTCCACCTTATTTTTCAGTAAAAGAGGCCGTTCTTCCATTTGATAAATTTCAAGGTGTTGATCCTATACTAGGTCCAGAAATGCGTTCTACAGGAGAGGTAATGGGTATTGGAAAAAACTTTTCAGAAGCTTTTTCTAAAGCAATGTTAGGAGCTCATACGAACATGAAAAAATCAGGTCGTATTCTTCTTTCAGTAAGAAATGAAGATAAAAATAAGATTATAAATTTAGCAGTGAAATTGCAGAAACTAGGATTTGAAATAGACGCAACTAAAGGCACATCTAGAGCTTTAAAGAAATCTGGAATTTTATCTAGACTAGTTAACAAAGTACATGAAGGACGTCCTCATATACAAGATCGTTTAAAAAATGGAGAATATGCTTATATTGTTAATACTACATCCTGCAATCAAGGAGTAAAGGATTCAAAATTAATATGTCGTAGTGCTCTTCAATATAAAGTACACTATGATACAACAGTTAATGGAGCTTTCGCAACTGTTATGGCCTTAAATGAAAACCCAAAAAAAAATGTTCAATCTCTTCAAGAGATACATGAAAAAATAAAATAA
- the rplY gene encoding 50S ribosomal protein L25 yields MLILQVEIRKDKGKSFSRQLRIKNKLPGVLYGINKTEILLVLDHNSVFNLQKKEGFYKENLLLLIQDQKYKVKVQAIQKHPFKLKLLHIDFLYA; encoded by the coding sequence ATGTTAATACTACAAGTAGAAATAAGAAAAGATAAAGGAAAAAGCTTTAGTAGACAATTGCGCATAAAAAATAAACTTCCCGGAGTTTTATATGGGATTAATAAAACTGAAATTTTACTTGTATTAGATCATAATTCCGTTTTTAATTTGCAAAAAAAAGAAGGTTTTTATAAAGAAAACTTATTATTACTTATTCAAGATCAAAAATATAAAGTAAAAGTACAAGCGATTCAAAAACATCCATTTAAGTTAAAATTATTGCATATTGATTTTTTGTATGCGTAG
- a CDS encoding DedA family protein — MESWLTSFITQSLTYSLLVVGTISFLESLALVGLLLPGIILMTTLGTFIGDGRLSFYPAWISGTIGCFLGDWISYYIGLYFKNWLYNFNFLKKNQKLLDKIKSVLHKHSILTIIIGRFIGPTRPLIPMVSGMLKLPLNKFIFPSIIGCILWPPVYFFPGIVTGIAIKIPQNSENDYFKWLLLFISILIWLGIWLISKWWKIRKENIINTKPSFFTKKKIGWLAVLTMSFGIFGLIFIQFHPTMLTFRKIFSTILFGI; from the coding sequence ATGGAATCTTGGTTAACATCTTTTATAACACAGTCTTTAACATACTCTCTTTTGGTAGTTGGTACTATTTCTTTTTTAGAATCTCTAGCTCTAGTAGGATTATTACTTCCCGGTATTATTTTAATGACCACGTTAGGAACATTTATAGGTGATGGTAGACTGTCATTTTATCCTGCTTGGATCTCTGGTACAATCGGATGTTTTTTAGGTGATTGGATTTCATATTATATTGGCTTATATTTTAAAAATTGGCTATATAATTTTAATTTTTTAAAAAAAAATCAAAAGCTTCTGGATAAAATTAAATCTGTATTACACAAACATAGTATTTTGACTATTATTATTGGAAGATTTATAGGACCAACTAGACCTTTAATACCAATGGTTTCAGGCATGTTAAAACTACCATTAAATAAATTTATTTTTCCCAGTATTATTGGGTGTATATTATGGCCTCCAGTATATTTTTTTCCTGGTATAGTTACAGGGATTGCTATAAAAATACCACAAAATTCTGAAAATGATTATTTTAAATGGCTTTTATTATTTATTTCAATTTTGATATGGCTTGGAATATGGCTAATATCAAAATGGTGGAAAATAAGAAAAGAAAATATTATTAATACTAAACCTTCTTTCTTCACTAAGAAAAAGATTGGATGGTTAGCTGTTTTAACTATGTCCTTTGGAATTTTTGGTTTAATTTTTATACAATTTCATCCTACAATGTTAACTTTTAGAAAAATTTTTTCAACTATATTATTCGGGATATAA
- the folA gene encoding type 3 dihydrofolate reductase produces the protein MNISLIAAISNNLVIGHNNKIPWYLPEDLKWFKKNTINKSVIMGRLTWESIKKPLPMRKNIVISSNEIKIEGIIWANSISNAIISAKNSQEIMVIGGSKIYKKMLFYANKLYLTHIDIDITGDSYFPEYTLYPDWKILFKKKNIKNIKNPYNYSFEILSR, from the coding sequence ATGAATATAAGTTTAATTGCAGCGATTTCTAACAACTTAGTTATTGGACATAATAATAAAATACCTTGGTATCTTCCCGAAGATTTAAAATGGTTCAAAAAAAATACAATAAATAAAAGTGTAATTATGGGTCGTTTAACTTGGGAATCTATTAAAAAACCTTTACCTATGCGTAAAAATATAGTAATCAGTAGTAATGAAATTAAAATAGAAGGTATAATTTGGGCTAACTCAATATCTAATGCAATTATCTCAGCAAAAAATAGTCAAGAAATTATGGTTATTGGAGGGTCTAAAATATACAAAAAAATGCTGTTTTATGCTAATAAATTATATTTAACTCATATAGATATTGATATTACTGGTGATTCTTATTTCCCTGAGTATACATTATATCCAGATTGGAAAATATTATTTAAGAAAAAAAATATAAAAAACATAAAAAACCCATATAATTATTCTTTTGAAATTCTATCTAGATAA
- the rsmA gene encoding 16S rRNA (adenine(1518)-N(6)/adenine(1519)-N(6))-dimethyltransferase RsmA produces the protein MIIKNFKKHYPLKKYGQNFLINKNIIQDIIKIINPKKTQILVEIGPGLAALTKPICQFLEKLIVIEIDLSLLDLLKKRSFYSKLIVFHQNVLNFNFIDLFRKKNQLIRIFGNLPYNISTSLIIFLLKQITVIQDMNFMLQKEVAERLIAIPGNKSYGRLSIICQYYCNVKILLNVIPEYFRPIPKVHSVFINLTPHHVSPYFVYDIKILCYITKNAFQNRRKTVRNSLKKFFSERRLIQLDIDPNLRAENISIAQYCRLSNYLYKKLNNS, from the coding sequence ATGATTATAAAAAATTTTAAAAAACATTATCCTCTTAAAAAGTATGGGCAAAATTTCCTTATAAATAAAAATATTATTCAAGATATTATTAAAATTATTAATCCAAAAAAAACACAAATATTAGTAGAAATCGGACCAGGATTAGCTGCATTAACAAAACCAATCTGTCAATTTTTAGAAAAATTGATTGTTATTGAAATAGATCTGAGTTTGTTGGATTTATTAAAAAAACGTTCTTTTTATTCAAAATTAATAGTTTTTCATCAAAATGTTTTGAATTTTAATTTTATAGATCTATTTCGCAAAAAAAATCAATTAATTCGTATTTTTGGAAACTTACCATATAATATTTCTACATCATTAATAATATTTTTATTAAAACAGATTACAGTTATTCAAGATATGAATTTTATGTTACAGAAAGAAGTTGCTGAAAGATTGATTGCTATTCCTGGAAATAAATCTTATGGTCGTTTAAGTATCATATGTCAATATTACTGTAATGTTAAAATATTATTAAATGTTATACCTGAATATTTTCGACCTATTCCCAAAGTGCATTCTGTTTTTATTAACTTAACTCCTCATCATGTTTCTCCTTATTTTGTTTATGATATAAAAATTTTATGTTATATCACAAAAAATGCTTTTCAGAATAGGAGAAAAACTGTACGAAACAGTTTAAAAAAATTCTTTTCAGAAAGAAGATTAATTCAATTAGACATTGATCCGAATTTAAGAGCTGAAAATATTTCTATTGCTCAATATTGTCGATTATCTAATTATTTATATAAAAAACTAAACAATTCTTAA
- a CDS encoding peptidylprolyl isomerase has translation MKVCIFIIFYIFTGISYVLAKDNQIDNIVAIVNDQIILSSDVDKVLLLLKKAGKNFKIPLHSNFLKEKVIQKLIVDSLILQEAHRMNITINEQQINTVIKNIALKKNISFDQLKNDILLHDLKSRFHHDNYINNIKKLLKIKMTSDYELHNRIHISEQEVNLVLNKLLKNKKQSQKISLSYIFLPSLKKDSEIIISKRKKIAENMVKKLQQGYDFEKLFLECKKNKSVFLEKKIFWMRYSDIQKNFSDVVNVFKKGQILGPFLKNKGFYILKVNDIVNNEEEIINEFYVQHCLIKPSLILTDEESKKNIFNIYKNIKKGMYSFDNAVKKLSHDFHTSNKHGDLGWISKEFFSSNIDKEFLFLNTNQISKPIKSPFGWHIFKLLDKRQTDKFYNFQKQKAYNILLNQKMILEKQNWINDLKNNAYIKIIR, from the coding sequence ATGAAAGTATGTATTTTTATAATTTTTTATATTTTTACTGGTATTTCTTACGTATTAGCTAAAGATAATCAAATAGATAATATTGTAGCTATTGTTAATGATCAAATTATATTAAGTAGTGATGTTGATAAAGTTCTTTTATTACTAAAAAAAGCAGGTAAAAATTTTAAAATACCTTTGCACAGTAATTTTTTAAAAGAAAAAGTAATTCAAAAATTAATTGTAGATTCTTTAATATTACAAGAAGCACATAGAATGAATATTACAATTAATGAACAACAAATTAATACTGTAATTAAAAATATTGCTTTGAAAAAAAATATTAGTTTTGATCAATTAAAAAATGATATTTTATTGCATGATCTTAAAAGTCGTTTTCATCATGATAATTATATAAACAACATTAAAAAACTATTAAAAATTAAAATGACATCTGATTATGAGCTTCATAACCGTATTCATATTTCTGAACAAGAAGTCAACTTAGTTTTGAATAAACTATTGAAAAATAAAAAACAATCTCAAAAGATTAGTTTAAGCTATATTTTTCTGCCTTCTTTAAAAAAAGATTCTGAGATTATCATTAGTAAGAGAAAAAAAATAGCAGAAAATATGGTCAAAAAACTTCAACAAGGCTATGATTTTGAAAAATTATTTTTAGAATGTAAAAAAAATAAAAGCGTTTTTTTAGAAAAAAAAATATTTTGGATGCGTTATTCAGATATACAAAAAAATTTTTCTGATGTTGTGAATGTTTTCAAAAAAGGACAAATTTTAGGACCATTTTTAAAAAACAAAGGATTTTATATTTTAAAAGTAAATGATATTGTGAATAATGAAGAAGAAATTATAAATGAATTTTATGTTCAACATTGCTTAATAAAACCTTCTCTTATTTTAACAGATGAAGAATCAAAAAAGAATATTTTTAATATATATAAAAATATTAAAAAAGGAATGTATAGTTTTGATAATGCTGTTAAAAAATTATCTCATGATTTTCATACATCTAATAAACATGGTGATTTAGGATGGATTTCAAAAGAATTTTTTAGTTCTAATATAGATAAAGAATTTTTATTTTTAAATACAAATCAAATTAGCAAGCCTATTAAATCTCCTTTTGGATGGCATATCTTTAAATTATTAGATAAACGTCAAACAGATAAATTTTATAATTTTCAAAAGCAAAAAGCTTATAATATTTTATTGAATCAAAAAATGATACTAGAAAAGCAGAATTGGATAAACGATCTTAAAAATAATGCTTATATAAAGATAATAAGATAA